The following coding sequences lie in one Hydrogenophaga sp. PBL-H3 genomic window:
- a CDS encoding DesA family fatty acid desaturase, protein MSSSDFGIFASIWDGLIQFLAHGLTGATWWQTMIVALVFTHITIASVTIYLHRHQAHRSLDLHPIASHFFRFWLWMTTGMVTKEWTAIHRKHHAKCEHEGDPHSPVVFGIKKVFFEGSELYRAEAKNQETLDRYGHNTPNDWVEREFYTGRSRLGVSLMMIINVALFGVLGVTVWAIQMIWIPITAAGIINGIGHWWGYRNFEATDASTNVSPWGIIIGGEELHNNHHTYPTSAKLSVKPYEFDIGWMYISMLRSVGLASVKKLPPKMAFGDVKPVADEKTLEAIIANRYEVMAGYAREMRAACKREIEALQHRRGDATVLQSARQWLHRDDDKVPANVKPQLAQVRAEHPVLDKMVTMREELRALWSSTTATREQLATDLQAWCRRAEESGIAALRDFSIRLRSAHA, encoded by the coding sequence ATGTCCTCTTCCGACTTCGGTATTTTTGCGTCCATCTGGGACGGCCTCATCCAGTTCCTCGCACACGGCCTGACCGGCGCGACCTGGTGGCAAACCATGATCGTGGCCCTGGTGTTCACCCACATCACCATCGCCAGCGTCACCATCTACCTGCACCGCCACCAAGCTCACCGCTCGCTGGACCTGCACCCGATCGCATCGCACTTCTTCCGCTTCTGGCTCTGGATGACCACCGGCATGGTCACCAAGGAATGGACGGCCATCCACCGCAAACACCACGCCAAGTGCGAACACGAAGGTGACCCGCACAGCCCGGTGGTGTTCGGCATCAAGAAGGTTTTCTTTGAAGGCAGCGAGCTGTATCGCGCCGAAGCCAAGAACCAGGAAACCCTTGACCGTTACGGCCACAACACGCCCAACGACTGGGTCGAGCGCGAGTTCTACACCGGCCGTTCGCGCCTGGGTGTGAGCCTCATGATGATCATCAACGTGGCGCTGTTCGGCGTGTTGGGCGTGACCGTCTGGGCGATCCAGATGATCTGGATCCCGATCACCGCAGCCGGCATCATCAACGGCATTGGCCACTGGTGGGGTTATCGCAATTTCGAGGCGACCGACGCCAGTACCAACGTGTCGCCCTGGGGCATCATCATCGGCGGCGAAGAGCTGCACAACAACCACCACACCTACCCCACGTCGGCCAAGCTCTCGGTCAAGCCCTACGAGTTCGACATTGGCTGGATGTACATCAGCATGCTGCGCTCGGTGGGCCTGGCTTCGGTCAAGAAGCTCCCTCCCAAGATGGCGTTCGGCGACGTGAAGCCGGTGGCCGACGAAAAAACGTTGGAAGCGATCATTGCTAACCGCTACGAAGTGATGGCTGGCTACGCTCGCGAAATGCGCGCGGCCTGCAAGCGAGAGATCGAGGCCCTGCAACACCGCCGGGGCGATGCCACCGTGTTGCAGTCTGCCCGCCAGTGGCTGCACCGCGACGACGACAAGGTGCCGGCCAACGTCAAGCCCCAGCTGGCCCAAGTGCGCGCCGAGCATCCTGTGCTCGACAAGATGGTGACCATGCGCGAAGAACTGCGTGCCCTGTGGTCCAGCACCACAGCCACCCGCGAACAACTCGCCACCGACCTGCAGGCGTGGTGCCGCCGGGCTGAAGAAAGCGGTATTGCCGCACTGCGCGACTTCTCCATTCGTCTACGCTCCGCTCACGCCTGA
- a CDS encoding RsmB/NOP family class I SAM-dependent RNA methyltransferase, producing MHPKALLDESAILIEQVFKFEHPADAVVARHFRENRSLGSRERATLSDTVYSILRQRLKFEWLARSGSGSKWRRLAILAFPGDRDFIKSALTESEKTWLDHCDAVTDADLMAPHRHNLPEWLATALREQVGDEFDALVASLNLPASLDLRVNVLKAKREAVLASLQKAGLSGAATPYSPLGIRLQGKPSLAKLPAFTEGEVEVQDEGSQLLALLLDAKRGEMVVDFCAGAGGKTLAIGAAMRNSGRLYAFDTSGHRLDALKPRLARSGLSNVHPVAIAHERDDRIKRLAGKIDRVLVDAPCSGLGTLRRSPDLKWRQTPQTVAAQAELQLAILNSAARLLKPGGRLVYATCSLLKQENEEVCAAFEAAHAEFEVVPAAGLLDTAQVQNAASLCQGDEGRWLRLWPHRHATDGFFAAVWRKRP from the coding sequence ATGCATCCAAAAGCCCTCCTGGACGAAAGCGCCATCCTGATCGAACAGGTTTTCAAGTTCGAACACCCTGCCGACGCCGTCGTTGCCCGCCATTTTCGCGAGAACCGTTCGCTCGGTTCCCGCGAGCGCGCCACGCTGTCCGACACGGTCTATTCCATCCTGCGTCAACGCCTCAAGTTCGAATGGCTCGCCCGCTCGGGCAGCGGCTCCAAGTGGCGCCGGCTGGCGATCCTGGCGTTTCCGGGTGACCGCGATTTCATCAAGAGCGCGCTCACCGAGTCCGAGAAGACCTGGCTTGACCACTGCGACGCCGTCACCGACGCCGACCTGATGGCGCCTCACCGCCACAACCTGCCCGAGTGGCTCGCCACCGCCCTGCGCGAGCAGGTGGGTGACGAATTTGATGCGCTGGTTGCCAGCCTGAACCTGCCCGCGTCTCTGGACCTGCGTGTCAACGTGCTCAAGGCCAAGCGCGAAGCGGTGCTGGCCTCGCTGCAAAAAGCGGGTCTGTCAGGGGCCGCCACGCCGTATTCGCCCTTGGGCATCCGCCTGCAGGGCAAACCGTCATTGGCCAAACTGCCCGCGTTCACCGAAGGCGAGGTCGAGGTGCAGGACGAGGGCTCTCAGCTGCTGGCCCTGTTGCTGGACGCCAAGCGCGGAGAGATGGTGGTGGACTTCTGCGCCGGTGCCGGGGGCAAGACCCTGGCCATCGGCGCCGCCATGCGCAACAGCGGTCGTCTCTACGCCTTCGACACCTCCGGCCACCGATTGGACGCGCTCAAACCGCGCCTGGCACGCAGCGGCCTGTCCAACGTGCACCCGGTGGCCATTGCCCACGAGCGCGATGACCGCATCAAACGGCTGGCCGGCAAGATCGATCGGGTGCTGGTCGATGCACCGTGTTCGGGCCTGGGCACATTGCGCCGCAGCCCCGACCTGAAGTGGCGCCAGACCCCCCAGACCGTGGCCGCCCAGGCCGAACTGCAGCTCGCCATCTTGAACAGCGCGGCACGTCTGCTCAAGCCAGGCGGGCGCCTGGTGTATGCCACCTGCAGCTTGCTGAAGCAGGAAAACGAGGAGGTCTGTGCCGCTTTCGAGGCGGCCCATGCCGAATTCGAGGTGGTGCCCGCCGCCGGTTTGCTGGACACCGCCCAAGTCCAGAATGCGGCCTCCCTGTGCCAGGGCGACGAAGGGCGGTGGTTGCGTCTGTGGCCGCATCGGCATGCTACGGACGGCTTTTTTGCCGCCGTCTGGCGGAAAAGGCCTTGA
- a CDS encoding DNA translocase FtsK, with amino-acid sequence MTYSLNTLNADRAGQPQVGVSRFAQEIGLVLGAAALAFWLLALMSHSLVDPAWSTTGTAMEVGNWGGRLGALVADWSYYLFGFSVWWCFLVGVRAWLSALAGWIRGTRAEVGDGQDDRLWQRPWARRSLFWLSLVTLMAASTVLEWSRLYRLEALLPGHAGGVLGHGLGAFSMRWLGFTGSALVMLALLLVCLPRVFRFSWGHWAEEVGHTLDGWFEARREKREAVEDHRIGEKAAREREEVVKVERVEIEEHHPTPVVIEPTLVDVPKSERVAKERQKPLFTELPDSKLPQVDLLDSAPAHQAGVDSQTLEMTSRLIEKKLKDFGVDVRVVAAAPGPVITRYEIEPATGVKGSQIVNLGRDLARSLSLVSIRVIETIPGKNLMALELPNAKRQTIKLSEILGSAVYNDAKSMLTMGLGKDIGGQPIVADLAKMPHCLVAGTTGSGKSVGINAMILSLLYKADARDVRLLLIDPKMLEMSVYEGIPHLLAPVVTDMKHAANGLNWCVAEMEKRYKLMSKLGVRNLAGYNVKIDEAKARGEIIGNPFSLTPEQPEPLERLPYIVVVIDELADLMMVVGKKIEELIARLAQKARAAGIHLILATQRPSVDVITGLIKANIPTRLSFQVSSKIDSRTILDQMGAESLLGMGDMLYMPSGTGFPIRVHGAFVSDDEVHRVVAYLKEQGGEPNYIDGVLEGGVADGEGGDLFGEGGGEGGGEKDALYDQAVEIVIKDRKASISYVQRKLKIGYNRAARLLEDMENAGLVSALTSSGQRDILVPARGE; translated from the coding sequence ATGACCTACTCACTGAACACCCTCAACGCCGACCGTGCGGGCCAACCGCAGGTCGGCGTTTCTCGTTTTGCCCAGGAAATCGGCCTGGTGCTGGGGGCGGCTGCATTGGCCTTCTGGCTGCTCGCCTTGATGAGCCACTCGCTGGTCGACCCGGCCTGGAGCACCACCGGAACCGCAATGGAAGTGGGCAACTGGGGTGGCCGACTGGGCGCACTGGTGGCTGACTGGAGCTACTACCTCTTCGGCTTCTCGGTCTGGTGGTGTTTCCTGGTCGGTGTCAGGGCGTGGTTGTCCGCCCTGGCCGGATGGATTCGCGGTACACGGGCCGAAGTAGGTGACGGACAGGATGACCGACTCTGGCAACGCCCCTGGGCGCGGCGCAGCCTGTTCTGGCTGTCGCTCGTTACCCTGATGGCCGCCAGCACCGTGCTGGAATGGAGTCGGCTGTACCGACTGGAAGCGCTGTTGCCGGGCCATGCGGGTGGTGTGCTCGGGCATGGTCTCGGCGCGTTTTCCATGCGCTGGCTGGGGTTCACTGGCTCGGCGCTGGTCATGCTGGCGCTGTTGCTGGTGTGCCTGCCGCGCGTTTTCCGCTTTTCCTGGGGCCATTGGGCCGAGGAGGTCGGGCACACACTGGACGGCTGGTTCGAAGCGCGCCGCGAGAAGCGCGAAGCGGTGGAAGACCATCGCATCGGCGAGAAGGCGGCGCGCGAACGCGAAGAAGTGGTGAAGGTCGAGCGGGTGGAGATCGAGGAGCACCACCCCACGCCGGTGGTGATCGAGCCCACGCTGGTCGATGTGCCCAAAAGCGAGCGTGTGGCCAAGGAGCGCCAGAAGCCGCTGTTCACCGAGCTGCCCGACAGCAAGCTGCCGCAGGTGGATCTGCTCGACAGCGCGCCAGCGCACCAGGCGGGTGTGGACAGTCAGACGCTGGAGATGACCAGCCGCCTGATCGAGAAGAAGCTCAAGGACTTTGGCGTGGATGTGCGCGTGGTCGCCGCAGCACCGGGCCCTGTCATCACGCGCTACGAGATCGAGCCAGCGACCGGCGTGAAGGGCTCGCAGATCGTCAACCTCGGGCGCGACCTGGCGCGTTCGCTCTCGCTGGTCTCCATCCGCGTGATTGAAACCATTCCGGGCAAGAACCTGATGGCGTTGGAGCTGCCCAACGCGAAGCGCCAGACCATCAAGCTCAGTGAGATCCTGGGCTCGGCCGTCTACAACGATGCCAAATCGATGCTGACCATGGGCCTGGGCAAGGACATCGGAGGCCAACCCATCGTGGCCGATCTGGCCAAGATGCCGCATTGCCTGGTGGCTGGTACCACCGGCTCGGGCAAGTCGGTCGGCATCAACGCGATGATCCTGTCGCTTTTGTACAAGGCCGACGCACGCGACGTGCGCCTGCTGCTGATCGACCCCAAGATGCTGGAGATGAGCGTCTACGAGGGCATCCCGCACCTGCTGGCGCCTGTGGTGACCGACATGAAACACGCGGCCAACGGCCTGAACTGGTGCGTTGCCGAGATGGAGAAGCGCTACAAGCTGATGAGCAAGCTGGGCGTGCGCAACCTCGCGGGCTACAACGTGAAGATCGACGAGGCCAAGGCCCGCGGCGAGATCATCGGAAACCCGTTCAGCCTCACGCCCGAACAGCCTGAGCCGCTGGAGCGCCTGCCTTATATCGTGGTGGTGATCGACGAACTGGCCGACCTGATGATGGTGGTGGGCAAGAAGATCGAGGAGCTCATTGCACGCCTGGCGCAGAAGGCGCGCGCGGCCGGCATCCATTTGATCCTGGCCACCCAGCGCCCCAGCGTGGACGTGATCACCGGCCTGATCAAGGCCAACATTCCCACGCGCCTGTCGTTCCAGGTCAGCAGCAAGATCGACAGCCGCACCATCCTCGACCAGATGGGTGCCGAGAGCCTGCTGGGCATGGGTGACATGCTTTACATGCCGTCGGGTACAGGATTCCCGATCCGGGTGCATGGTGCGTTTGTGAGCGATGACGAAGTGCACCGCGTGGTGGCCTACCTCAAGGAACAGGGTGGCGAACCCAACTACATCGACGGCGTGCTGGAAGGCGGCGTGGCCGATGGCGAGGGAGGCGATCTGTTCGGCGAAGGCGGCGGTGAGGGCGGCGGCGAGAAGGATGCCCTGTACGACCAGGCGGTGGAGATCGTCATCAAGGACCGCAAGGCCAGCATTTCCTATGTGCAGCGCAAACTCAAGATCGGCTACAACCGTGCCGCCCGCTTGCTCGAAGACATGGAAAACGCTGGTCTGGTGAGTGCCCTCACATCGAGCGGGCAGCGCGACATTCTGGTGCCCGCGCGCGGCGAATGA
- the trxB gene encoding thioredoxin-disulfide reductase has protein sequence MKHAKVLILGSGPAGYTAAVYAARANLNPVLITGIAQGGQLMTTTDVDNWPADADGVQGPDLMQRFQAHAERFKTEMIFDHINAVDFSKRPFVLKGDSGEYSCDALIIATGASAKYLGLPSEEAFMGKGVSGCATCDGFFYRGQEVSVVGGGNTAVEEALYLSNIASKVTLVHRRDTFKAEAILIDKLMEKVAAGKIELKLHSTLDEVLGDQTGVTGVRLKNVQTGASEDLTLKGCFIAIGHQPNTDIFKGQLDMKDGYITTRSGLQGMATMTSVPGVFAAGDVQDHVYRQAITSAGTGCMAALDAQRFLEQNAS, from the coding sequence ATGAAACACGCCAAAGTACTGATCCTCGGCTCGGGGCCCGCTGGCTACACCGCCGCCGTCTACGCCGCTCGCGCCAACCTCAACCCGGTGCTCATCACCGGCATCGCGCAAGGCGGCCAGCTCATGACCACCACCGACGTGGACAACTGGCCAGCCGATGCCGACGGCGTGCAGGGCCCTGACCTCATGCAGCGGTTTCAGGCGCATGCCGAGCGATTCAAGACCGAGATGATCTTTGACCACATCAACGCGGTTGACTTCAGCAAACGCCCCTTCGTGCTCAAGGGCGACAGCGGCGAATACAGCTGCGACGCGCTCATCATCGCCACCGGCGCATCGGCCAAATACCTCGGCTTGCCCTCCGAAGAAGCTTTCATGGGCAAGGGCGTGTCGGGTTGCGCGACCTGCGACGGCTTCTTCTATCGCGGGCAAGAAGTCAGCGTCGTGGGCGGTGGCAACACAGCCGTGGAAGAGGCGCTGTACCTGTCCAACATTGCCAGCAAGGTCACGCTGGTGCACCGCCGCGACACTTTCAAGGCCGAGGCGATCCTGATCGACAAACTGATGGAAAAGGTCGCAGCCGGCAAGATCGAACTCAAGCTGCACAGCACGCTCGACGAGGTGCTCGGCGACCAGACCGGCGTGACCGGTGTGCGCCTGAAAAACGTGCAGACCGGCGCCAGCGAAGATCTCACCCTCAAGGGCTGCTTCATCGCCATCGGCCACCAGCCCAACACCGACATCTTCAAGGGCCAACTCGACATGAAAGACGGCTACATCACCACCCGCTCGGGCCTGCAGGGCATGGCCACCATGACCAGCGTACCGGGTGTGTTTGCAGCAGGTGACGTTCAGGACCACGTGTACCGCCAGGCCATCACCAGCGCCGGCACAGGCTGCATGGCCGCACTGGACGCCCAGCGGTTCCTTGAGCAAAACGCGTCCTGA
- the rpmB gene encoding 50S ribosomal protein L28: MARVCDVTGKKPMVGNNVSHANNKTKRRFLPNLQYRRFWVESENRWVRLRVSGAALRLIDKNGIDAVLADLRARGQA; encoded by the coding sequence ATGGCACGCGTCTGCGACGTCACGGGCAAGAAGCCCATGGTCGGGAACAATGTTTCCCACGCCAACAACAAAACCAAGCGCCGGTTCCTCCCGAACCTGCAATACCGCCGTTTCTGGGTCGAGAGCGAAAACCGCTGGGTGCGTCTGCGCGTCTCCGGTGCCGCCCTGCGCCTGATCGACAAAAACGGCATTGACGCCGTGCTCGCCGACCTGCGCGCACGCGGTCAAGCTTAA
- the lolA gene encoding outer membrane lipoprotein chaperone LolA, giving the protein MKKLTIATALSLATLGAWADGLQDLEKFLREVGSGKSSFTQVVTSPKRATETVARSKTSTGRFEFLRPNRFRFEYTKPFEQTIVADGQTLWLYDVDLNQVTARGQKEVLGSTPAALIAAGADIKGLSDAFELKPGAAKDGLEWLEAKPKDRNGQLQLVRVGFKQGQLSVLDIEDSLGQRSVLTFNDWQSNAPLKATDFKFQPPAGASVMRP; this is encoded by the coding sequence ATGAAGAAATTGACGATCGCGACCGCCCTGAGCCTTGCGACCCTGGGCGCTTGGGCCGATGGCCTGCAGGACCTGGAAAAGTTCCTGCGTGAAGTGGGCAGCGGCAAATCCAGCTTCACCCAGGTGGTGACGTCGCCCAAGCGCGCCACCGAAACCGTGGCGCGCAGCAAGACCTCCACCGGGCGCTTCGAATTCCTGCGGCCCAACCGTTTCCGGTTTGAGTACACCAAGCCGTTTGAGCAGACCATCGTGGCCGATGGCCAGACGCTGTGGCTGTATGACGTGGACCTGAATCAGGTCACGGCGCGCGGCCAGAAAGAGGTGCTGGGCAGCACGCCCGCGGCCTTGATTGCGGCGGGCGCTGACATCAAAGGTTTGTCGGACGCGTTTGAGCTCAAGCCTGGCGCGGCCAAAGACGGCCTGGAGTGGCTGGAGGCGAAGCCGAAGGACCGCAACGGCCAGCTGCAACTGGTGCGTGTGGGCTTCAAGCAAGGCCAGCTCTCGGTGCTCGACATTGAAGACAGCCTGGGCCAGCGTTCGGTGCTCACCTTCAACGACTGGCAGTCCAACGCCCCGTTGAAAGCGACCGACTTCAAGTTCCAGCCGCCGGCAGGCGCCTCTGTCATGCGGCCCTGA
- a CDS encoding peptide chain release factor 3 — protein MSELSQQVRRRRTFAIISHPDAGKTTLTEKLLLFSGAINIAGSVKARKAARHATSDWMEIEKQRGISVASSVMQMEYRDCVINLLDTPGHQDFSEDTYRVLTAVDAALMVIDAGNGVEPQTRRLLQVCRARNTPILTFVNKMDREVQAPLDLMDELERELGMTVVPFTWPVGMGKTFRGVFDRRTDQMRVFAAGEDRRGGDEDVLVGLNNPESVRRFGSEFEQARDELELVAGASPAFDEAQFLAGKQTPMLFGSAVNNFGVREVLDALVDLAPPPGDRPAIQRTVHPDEPKFSGVVFKIQANMDPAHRDRIAFVRVASGHFERGMKLKVVRSGKDLRPNTVVSFLSQRRELLDEAFAGDIIGIPNHGVLQLGDTLTEGESLQFTGLPFFAPEIIRSVEVADPLRSKQLRSGLTQLGEEGAIQVFRPVAGSVLLLGAVGQLQFEVVAHRLEHEYGVKARIMNSPYQVARWVTCAPEDGGEIELKKFIDANSHRVALDAVDAPTLLVDHAATLRAVEANWPKIKFHAMREHAGLVFAKGV, from the coding sequence ATGTCCGAACTTTCCCAACAGGTGCGCCGCCGCCGCACCTTCGCCATCATTTCCCACCCCGACGCGGGCAAAACCACACTCACCGAGAAGCTGCTGCTGTTCTCCGGCGCGATCAACATCGCCGGCAGCGTGAAGGCGCGCAAGGCTGCGCGCCACGCCACCAGCGACTGGATGGAGATCGAGAAACAGCGGGGCATTTCGGTGGCGTCGTCGGTGATGCAGATGGAATACCGCGACTGCGTGATCAACCTGCTGGACACCCCCGGCCACCAGGACTTTTCTGAAGACACCTACCGTGTGCTGACCGCCGTGGACGCCGCCTTGATGGTGATCGACGCGGGCAACGGCGTGGAGCCGCAGACGCGGCGCCTGCTGCAGGTTTGCCGCGCGCGCAACACGCCCATCCTGACTTTCGTGAACAAGATGGACCGTGAGGTGCAGGCACCGCTGGACCTGATGGACGAGCTCGAACGCGAACTGGGCATGACGGTGGTGCCCTTCACTTGGCCCGTGGGCATGGGCAAGACCTTCCGCGGCGTTTTCGACCGCCGCACCGACCAGATGCGCGTGTTCGCGGCCGGCGAAGACCGCCGCGGCGGTGACGAGGACGTGCTGGTCGGCCTGAACAACCCAGAAAGCGTGCGGCGCTTCGGATCGGAGTTTGAACAGGCGCGCGACGAGCTGGAACTGGTCGCTGGCGCCTCACCCGCCTTCGACGAAGCGCAGTTCCTGGCGGGCAAGCAGACGCCCATGCTGTTCGGCTCGGCGGTCAACAACTTCGGCGTGCGCGAGGTGCTCGACGCGCTGGTTGACCTGGCACCGCCGCCCGGCGACCGCCCTGCTATCCAGCGCACCGTGCACCCCGACGAACCGAAATTCAGCGGTGTGGTGTTCAAGATCCAGGCCAACATGGACCCGGCGCACCGCGACCGCATCGCCTTCGTGCGTGTGGCCAGCGGGCATTTCGAGCGCGGCATGAAGCTCAAGGTGGTGCGCTCAGGCAAGGACCTGCGCCCCAACACCGTCGTGAGTTTCCTCTCGCAGCGCCGCGAACTGCTGGACGAGGCCTTTGCCGGCGACATCATCGGCATTCCCAACCATGGCGTGCTGCAACTGGGCGACACGCTCACCGAAGGCGAGAGCCTGCAGTTCACTGGCCTGCCCTTCTTCGCGCCAGAAATCATCCGCAGCGTCGAAGTGGCCGACCCGCTGCGCAGCAAGCAGCTGCGCTCGGGTTTGACGCAACTCGGCGAAGAGGGTGCGATCCAGGTGTTTCGTCCGGTGGCCGGCTCGGTGCTGCTGCTGGGTGCCGTGGGCCAGCTGCAGTTCGAGGTGGTCGCACACCGCCTGGAGCATGAATACGGTGTAAAGGCCCGCATCATGAACAGCCCCTACCAGGTGGCGCGCTGGGTCACCTGCGCGCCCGAAGACGGCGGGGAGATCGAGCTCAAAAAATTCATCGACGCCAACAGCCACCGCGTGGCGCTGGACGCGGTGGACGCACCCACGCTACTGGTGGACCACGCGGCCACGCTGCGCGCGGTGGAGGCGAACTGGCCGAAGATCAAGTTCCACGCGATGCGGGAGCATGCGGGGCTGGTGTTCGCCAAAGGCGTCTGA
- a CDS encoding Crp/Fnr family transcriptional regulator, with protein MSLLSNLDLIRRVPLFSTLTQAQAESVADSVIKRRFKRGECIVEQGKKSNCLAIVLTGRARVVTTDTRGREVILATMNPGDYVGEMSLIDNQPHSATVKAEVQTDVLILGRAEFARCLPENSSMAYAVMKGLVQRLRHADRKIESLALMDVYGRVARALLEFAQPDKDGVLTIKDRVSRQDVAKMIGASREMVSRVMKDLEDRGFIEMTEDGSTVIKERLNSLG; from the coding sequence ATGTCTCTCCTGTCCAATCTCGATCTGATCCGCCGGGTTCCGTTGTTCTCCACCTTGACCCAGGCCCAGGCCGAGTCGGTGGCCGACTCCGTGATCAAGCGGCGCTTCAAGCGTGGAGAGTGCATCGTCGAGCAAGGCAAGAAGTCCAACTGCCTGGCCATCGTGCTGACGGGGCGGGCACGTGTTGTGACCACCGATACGCGCGGACGGGAGGTGATCCTGGCCACCATGAACCCGGGTGACTATGTGGGCGAGATGAGCCTGATCGACAACCAGCCGCACTCGGCCACGGTCAAGGCCGAGGTGCAGACCGATGTGCTGATTCTGGGGCGTGCCGAGTTCGCTCGCTGTCTGCCCGAGAACAGTTCCATGGCCTACGCCGTCATGAAGGGCCTGGTGCAGCGCCTGCGCCACGCCGACCGCAAGATCGAATCGCTCGCGCTGATGGATGTGTATGGCCGGGTGGCGCGTGCGCTGCTTGAGTTTGCCCAGCCCGACAAAGATGGTGTGCTGACGATCAAGGACCGCGTGTCGCGCCAGGACGTGGCGAAGATGATCGGCGCCTCGCGTGAGATGGTCAGCCGCGTCATGAAAGACCTGGAAGACAGGGGCTTCATCGAGATGACCGAAGACGGCAGCACCGTCATCAAGGAACGGTTGAATTCCCTGGGCTGA
- the rpmG gene encoding 50S ribosomal protein L33, whose product MATKGAREKIKLESTAGTGHFYTTTKNKKTTPEKMLIKKFDPKARKHVDYKEIKLK is encoded by the coding sequence ATGGCAACCAAAGGCGCACGCGAGAAGATCAAGCTGGAATCCACCGCTGGAACCGGCCACTTCTACACCACCACCAAGAACAAGAAGACCACGCCCGAGAAGATGCTGATCAAAAAGTTTGATCCAAAAGCTCGCAAGCACGTGGACTACAAAGAAATCAAGCTGAAATAA